CCGGTGCTGCTCTACTCGCTGTTCTGGCGCGGGTTCACCACCCGGGGCGCCGTGTGGTCCGTCTACGGCGGACTCCTGCCGGCCACGGCCCTGGTGCTGCTGTCGCCCGTGGTGTCCGGCAGCCCCGAATCGCTCTTCCCCGGCGTGGACTTCCAGTACTTCCCGCTGCAGAACCCCGGTCTGGTCTCCATCCCGCTGGGCTTCGTCGCGGGCTGGCTCGGCACGGTCACCTCTGCGGAGGTCGCCGACGAGGCCAAGCACGCGGAGACCGAGGTGCGGTCGCTCACGGGAGCGGGGGCCGTGTAGGCGCGGCGCCCGTGATCGGGCGGCGCCCTCGTCGTCGTACGGCATCGGTCTTCGTACGACTTCTGCCGTCGAGGCCTTTCGTGGCGTACGGCTATGGCGCCACCCACGCGTAGCGGTGCTCCGGCCGCCCCGTGTCGCCGTATCTGAGGGTCAGGCGGAGGCGGCCGGCCTGTTCGAGATGGCGGAGGTAGCGCTGGGCGGTGGAGCGGCTCAGGCCCGTCTCGGCGGCGACCTCGTGGGCCGACAGTGGGTGGTCGGCGTGGTGCAGGACGCGGCAGATGAGATCCGTCGTCGGCTCCGAGTGGCCGCTGGGCAGGCCCGGGGACGGCGGAGCCGGGGTGGTGCGCAGGGCGCTGAAGATCCTGTCGACCTGTTCCTGACCGGCGATGCCGCGGCCGCCGACCCGGTCGACGGTGCGGCGCAGGGCCGCGTACGAGTCCAGCCGGGTGCGCAGGGCCGCGAAGGTGAAAGGTTTGACCAGGTAGTGGAGGGCGCCAAGGCGCATCGCCGCCTGGACGGTTGTCACGTCCCCGGCTGCCGTGATCATGATGACGTCGGTGCCGTGGCCCTGTTCCCGCATGCGGTGGACGAGTTCGAGGCCGGTCTGGTCGGGCAGGTAGTGGTCGAGCAGGATGAGATCGATGGTCCCGCGCTGCACGCTGGCCAGCGCCTGGGCAGCGCTGTGGGCGCGGGCGGCCACCCGGAAGCCGGGCACCTTTCCCACGTACTTGGCGTTGATCTCGGCGACACGGAAGTCGTCGTCCACGACCAGGACGTCAATCATCGGGCCTCTTTCCCTCAAGGCCTGGCGGGCGTCACGCCCGTGTTTCGGCTTCGCTGTTGTAGCGCGCGCAAAACGAGCACAACAGGCCGTTGCAAGCAAAAGAACGGCATGTGCCCAGAAGACTGCTGCCGTGGCGCACGCCACATCTACCGTCCCCGGCCATGAGCGCAGACACCAGCCCCGCCATCGAGCTGCGGGGCGCGAGCAAGACATTCCGGACCCCGTCGGGGGGTCTGCACACGGCCGTCAGGGGACTTGATCTCACCGTGGGGCGGGGGGAGTTCGTGGCGGTGGTCGGGCCTACGGGCTGCGGCAAGTCGACCACGTTGACGCTGGTCAGCGGGTTGGAGGAGCCCTCCGAGGGCGAGGTACTGGTCGTCGGGGAGCCGGTCCGCGGCGTCGGGGACAAGGTCGGTTTCGTCTTCCAGCAGGACGCCACCTTCCCCTGGCGCACGGTCCTGGCCAATGTCATGGCAGGCCCCCGTTTCCGCGGTGTGCCCAAGGCGGAGGCCAAGCGGAATGCCCGGGAGTGGCTGGCCCGGGTCGGGCTCGCGGCCTTCGAGGACCGCTACCCGCATCAGCTCTCCGGCGGCCAGCGCAAGCGCGTGGCGCTCGCCGCGACCTTCGTCAACGACCCCGAGATCCTGCTCATGGACGAGCCGTTCTCCGCGCTCGACGTGCAGACGCGGGCTCTGATGTCCGACGAACTCCTCGAACTGTGGGAGGGCACGGGCGCCTCCGTCGTCTTCGTCACCCACGACCTGGAGGAGTCCATCGCCCTGGCCGACAAGGTCGTCGTGATGACGGCCGGGCCCGCCACCGTCAAGCAGATCTTCGACATCGACCTGCCACGGCCGCGCAAGGTCGAGTCGGTGCGCCTGGAGCCGCGGTTCATCGAGATCTACCGCGAGATCTGGGAGTCCCTCGGCGACGAGGTCCGCATCACTCGGGAGAGGGGCGCCGCCCATGTCGCCTGACGTCATGCCCGAGGCCCAGGTCGCGCCGACCATGACCGAGCCCGGCAACAAGACGGACCGCGCACACTCACGCGCGCGTGCCGTCCGCAGACGCCGGATCGTTGTCGGCGTGTCCCGTGTGCTGCTC
This portion of the Streptomyces canus genome encodes:
- a CDS encoding ABC transporter ATP-binding protein, yielding MSADTSPAIELRGASKTFRTPSGGLHTAVRGLDLTVGRGEFVAVVGPTGCGKSTTLTLVSGLEEPSEGEVLVVGEPVRGVGDKVGFVFQQDATFPWRTVLANVMAGPRFRGVPKAEAKRNAREWLARVGLAAFEDRYPHQLSGGQRKRVALAATFVNDPEILLMDEPFSALDVQTRALMSDELLELWEGTGASVVFVTHDLEESIALADKVVVMTAGPATVKQIFDIDLPRPRKVESVRLEPRFIEIYREIWESLGDEVRITRERGAAHVA
- a CDS encoding response regulator gives rise to the protein MIDVLVVDDDFRVAEINAKYVGKVPGFRVAARAHSAAQALASVQRGTIDLILLDHYLPDQTGLELVHRMREQGHGTDVIMITAAGDVTTVQAAMRLGALHYLVKPFTFAALRTRLDSYAALRRTVDRVGGRGIAGQEQVDRIFSALRTTPAPPSPGLPSGHSEPTTDLICRVLHHADHPLSAHEVAAETGLSRSTAQRYLRHLEQAGRLRLTLRYGDTGRPEHRYAWVAP